One Falsihalocynthiibacter arcticus DNA segment encodes these proteins:
- a CDS encoding sensor histidine kinase: MARGLLILAIAIGAGIIWSTNTLLTERYTETTRSRAQVRLALYSGNIVGEIRRSAIVPRLLARDPVLTGALNSSDFTQSSQQLITYAEEIGIAGLQLLDESGRVVAATDRNLLGGNARNSEAFVAAVRTDGAIFGVSQNETGASKFTYSQKLVSNGTLIGVIVVDVDLRQFEASWKGTTDAVIVTNSEGNIILSTEPLWRGLTEKEALKTKSAPSAITRALNATRDWAEVGWGDLPVEAYLQGEALMRQEVRVPFQGWKLTSFTTFASVRDKVNGVLALEIMGGAILIALGFYFTSRRARLSSVFFQNESAELRQLNQRLQREIAEREKVEKHLDMAEQTLAQSSKLAALGEMSAAVSHELNQPLAAMKTYLAGAKLLLLRKRPEEAQASFQRIDDLIERMGAITKQLKSYARKGGDTFQPFDIRSALSSALSMMEPQLKQRHVQITRTIPRDPVIILADQMRLEQVIINLFRNALDATKTAKNPHIEILLTVGETAVLSLRDNGPGIDDLDALFEPFYTTKAPGDGVGLGLAISSGIVNDFGGRLTARNAAKGGAVFEVTLPILNDEYTSAE; the protein is encoded by the coding sequence ATGGCCCGTGGTTTGCTGATCCTTGCCATTGCCATCGGGGCGGGCATAATCTGGTCTACCAATACACTTTTGACCGAACGATATACCGAAACGACCCGCAGTCGTGCACAGGTGCGGCTCGCGCTTTATTCGGGCAATATTGTGGGCGAAATCAGACGCAGCGCTATTGTTCCACGCCTGTTGGCACGTGACCCTGTCCTGACGGGCGCGTTGAATTCATCCGACTTTACGCAGTCAAGCCAGCAGCTGATCACATATGCCGAAGAGATCGGCATCGCGGGTTTGCAATTGTTGGATGAAAGCGGACGTGTGGTTGCAGCCACCGACCGCAATCTCCTTGGGGGAAATGCGCGCAACTCTGAAGCCTTTGTCGCAGCCGTTCGCACGGATGGCGCGATTTTTGGCGTGTCCCAAAATGAGACGGGAGCGTCAAAATTCACTTATTCCCAGAAGTTAGTCTCCAACGGCACCCTTATCGGGGTCATCGTTGTGGATGTGGATTTACGCCAGTTTGAGGCCTCCTGGAAAGGGACAACGGATGCGGTGATCGTAACCAATTCCGAAGGAAATATCATCCTTTCAACCGAACCCCTTTGGCGTGGTTTGACCGAGAAAGAAGCCCTAAAAACCAAAAGTGCGCCGTCCGCTATCACTCGCGCTTTGAATGCAACTCGCGATTGGGCTGAGGTTGGTTGGGGCGATTTGCCCGTGGAAGCCTATCTTCAGGGTGAGGCCTTAATGCGCCAAGAAGTGCGGGTACCGTTCCAAGGATGGAAACTCACCAGTTTCACCACATTTGCCTCGGTGCGTGACAAGGTGAACGGTGTTTTAGCCCTCGAAATTATGGGCGGGGCGATATTGATCGCGCTTGGCTTTTACTTCACCTCTCGGCGTGCGCGCTTAAGTTCCGTGTTTTTCCAGAACGAGTCGGCGGAACTTCGCCAGCTAAACCAGCGCCTTCAGCGCGAAATCGCCGAGCGTGAGAAGGTTGAAAAACACCTCGATATGGCCGAACAAACCCTAGCCCAAAGCTCTAAACTTGCCGCATTGGGCGAGATGTCGGCGGCGGTTTCGCATGAGTTAAATCAGCCCCTTGCCGCGATGAAAACCTACCTCGCGGGGGCCAAGCTTTTGCTCCTCAGAAAACGTCCAGAGGAGGCCCAAGCCAGCTTCCAGCGGATCGACGATTTGATCGAGCGTATGGGGGCGATTACCAAGCAACTCAAGAGCTATGCGCGCAAGGGGGGCGACACGTTTCAGCCCTTTGATATAAGATCCGCGCTCTCTTCTGCCTTGTCGATGATGGAGCCACAACTCAAGCAACGGCACGTTCAAATTACCCGTACAATTCCACGCGATCCTGTGATTATTTTGGCCGACCAGATGCGTCTAGAGCAAGTCATCATTAACCTGTTTAGAAACGCCTTGGACGCGACGAAAACCGCAAAGAACCCGCATATCGAAATCCTGTTAACCGTCGGCGAAACCGCCGTTTTATCGTTGCGAGATAATGGGCCAGGGATTGACGATCTTGACGCGTTGTTTGAGCCATTTTACACTACAAAAGCGCCGGGCGACGGTGTGGGCTTGGGGCTTGCTATCTCCAGCGGGATCGTAAACGATTTCGGGGGGCGGTTGACCGCTCGAAATGCCGCCAAAGGGGGGGCTGTATTTGAAGTGACGCTCCCCATATTAAATGATGAATACACATCAGCCGAGTGA
- the purQ gene encoding phosphoribosylformylglycinamidine synthase subunit PurQ: protein MKAAVIVFPGSNCDRDLAVALRESGADVEMVWHKDTTLPSGLDFVGVPGGFSFGDYLRCGAIAAQSPICRSVVDFANKGGHVFGVCNGFQILAETGLLPGALLRNAGLKYICKTVPLVVENADTLFTRGYEAGQVIDIPIAHHDGNYTADAQTIERLQGEGRVAFTYGNNPNGSTADIAGVLSENKRVLGMMPHPERAFDASHVGTDGQAFFRSIVSELVSA from the coding sequence ATGAAAGCTGCTGTCATTGTCTTCCCCGGTTCCAACTGTGATCGCGACCTTGCGGTGGCTTTACGCGAAAGCGGAGCCGATGTGGAAATGGTCTGGCACAAAGACACAACCCTGCCTTCTGGCCTCGATTTTGTCGGTGTTCCGGGCGGGTTTAGTTTTGGTGATTACCTGCGTTGTGGTGCGATTGCCGCGCAAAGCCCAATTTGCCGCTCTGTGGTGGATTTTGCCAATAAGGGCGGCCATGTTTTTGGCGTGTGTAACGGCTTTCAAATCCTTGCGGAAACCGGCCTGCTTCCGGGGGCACTGCTGCGTAACGCTGGCTTGAAATACATCTGCAAAACCGTGCCGCTTGTCGTTGAAAACGCCGACACGCTATTTACGCGCGGCTATGAGGCTGGCCAAGTGATCGACATCCCGATTGCCCACCATGACGGCAATTATACAGCTGACGCCCAGACCATTGAACGTCTTCAGGGTGAGGGGCGCGTGGCCTTTACCTATGGCAACAACCCCAATGGCTCCACAGCCGATATTGCGGGTGTGCTAAGTGAAAATAAACGGGTTTTGGGCATGATGCCTCATCCTGAGCGCGCTTTTGACGCCAGCCATGTTGGCACTGACGGACAAGCGTTCTTTCGCTCAATTGTGAGCGAATTGGTTAGCGCATAG
- the purS gene encoding phosphoribosylformylglycinamidine synthase subunit PurS: MKARVHVMLKNGVLDPQGAAVRHALGTLGFEGVNDVRQGKVIELDLADGTSEATITEMCDKLLANTVIESYTIEIA, translated from the coding sequence ATGAAAGCCCGTGTACATGTGATGCTGAAAAACGGTGTTCTTGACCCCCAAGGCGCCGCCGTGCGTCATGCGCTTGGCACCCTCGGATTTGAGGGTGTGAATGATGTGCGTCAAGGCAAAGTGATTGAACTTGACCTTGCCGATGGCACGTCTGAGGCGACGATCACCGAGATGTGCGACAAGCTGCTCGCAAATACTGTGATCGAAAGCTACACGATCGAGATCGCCTAA
- a CDS encoding DUF1476 domain-containing protein, producing MTTFDDRENAFEAKFAHDADMQFKAIARRNKLVGLWAAALLGKSGNDATTYALEVVKADFEEAGHDDVVRKVTGDLGDLATEAAVREKMASCLVEAQTQVLKEVK from the coding sequence ATGACAACATTTGACGATCGCGAAAACGCTTTTGAAGCCAAATTCGCTCACGACGCCGATATGCAGTTCAAAGCCATCGCCCGTCGTAACAAACTCGTTGGCCTTTGGGCCGCAGCCTTGCTTGGAAAATCGGGCAATGACGCAACGACTTATGCGCTCGAAGTTGTGAAAGCCGATTTCGAAGAAGCTGGCCATGACGATGTTGTGCGCAAAGTGACTGGTGATTTGGGCGACCTTGCGACCGAAGCCGCTGTACGCGAAAAAATGGCGAGTTGCTTGGTTGAGGCGCAAACCCAAGTGTTGAAAGAAGTCAAATAG
- a CDS encoding zinc-dependent alcohol dehydrogenase family protein yields the protein MRAAVLREYNADLSLEEVADPTCPEDGVVLEVMACGVCRSDWHGWVGEHPRVKPGQIMGHEYCGTVVEAGARAKFAIADRLVAPFILACGACPSCQSGHQNTCPNQRLPGFIEPGAFAQYIAVPFDHNLAILPDTLSPTVAAGLGCRVTTAWHALTGRAAVQAGEWVAVHGTGGVGLSAFLLAKALGARVVVVDIVEEKLTHALSLGADAAVNASAGDTALAIREITGGGAHVSIEALGIEATTNASIECLRPLGRHVQVGMPVGHTAKMQINMNAVYMGNLALFGTRGMPSWRYPSLLSLIESGAVDMTPLVAREIPLSSASDELRAFNGPTAPGVAVITDFTA from the coding sequence ATGCGCGCCGCCGTTCTTCGGGAATACAACGCGGATTTGTCTTTGGAAGAGGTCGCTGATCCGACCTGTCCTGAAGATGGCGTTGTGCTCGAAGTGATGGCCTGTGGCGTCTGCCGTTCGGATTGGCACGGGTGGGTCGGGGAACATCCTCGCGTCAAACCGGGTCAAATTATGGGGCATGAATATTGCGGAACCGTTGTTGAGGCTGGTGCGCGGGCGAAATTCGCCATTGCGGACCGCCTCGTTGCGCCCTTTATTCTGGCCTGTGGTGCCTGTCCGTCTTGCCAGTCGGGACATCAAAATACCTGCCCAAATCAACGGCTTCCGGGGTTTATCGAACCCGGAGCATTCGCGCAATATATTGCCGTTCCTTTCGACCACAACTTAGCTATTTTGCCCGACACACTCTCTCCCACCGTCGCTGCGGGACTTGGGTGTCGCGTCACGACTGCGTGGCACGCGCTCACGGGGCGCGCCGCGGTACAGGCGGGCGAATGGGTTGCTGTGCATGGAACGGGGGGCGTTGGCCTCTCGGCGTTTCTGTTGGCTAAGGCCCTTGGTGCGCGGGTTGTTGTTGTTGATATCGTTGAGGAAAAACTCACCCACGCGCTCAGCCTCGGAGCGGACGCCGCCGTGAATGCCTCGGCGGGTGATACTGCCCTTGCTATCCGCGAGATTACAGGCGGCGGCGCGCATGTGAGCATCGAAGCCCTCGGCATCGAAGCGACCACAAACGCTAGTATCGAATGTTTGCGCCCCTTGGGGCGGCACGTTCAAGTTGGAATGCCCGTGGGCCATACCGCCAAGATGCAAATCAATATGAATGCTGTTTATATGGGAAATCTCGCCCTTTTCGGCACGCGTGGCATGCCATCGTGGCGCTATCCTAGCTTGTTGTCGCTTATCGAGAGTGGTGCCGTGGATATGACGCCTTTGGTTGCCCGTGAAATACCTCTATCCTCCGCGAGTGACGAGCTGCGCGCCTTTAACGGGCCAACCGCGCCCGGTGTGGCCGTCATTACTGATTTTACTGCCTAA
- a CDS encoding Rne/Rng family ribonuclease gives MAKKMLIDATHAEETRVVVVDGTKVEEFDFEAENRRQLAGNIYLAKVTRVEPSLQAAFIDYGGNRHGFLAFSEIHPDYYQIPIADREALLAEEAAYAKSLQDDDEQPDPKRRRRRRSGKAAEAKSGDAVETKEITEDTPKKESDGPSSMDVVDFGEDDDSQNADAFEGSSPMELVAETPVDTPAADEPEDEDTSPAVKTDASDEDDSDDGDDDDAPLQATDKDDSIESVADEDVQDEVRAPRKFRPRKYKIQEVIKVRQILLVQVVKEERGNKGAALTTYLSLAGRYCVLMPNTARGGGISRKITNIADRKKLKQIAQEIDVPEGAGLIVRTAGAERTKPEIKRDYEYLQRLWEQIRSLTLKSIAPAKIYEEGDLVKRTIRDLYNSEIDEVLVEGEAGYRVAKDFMKMIMPSHAKNVKRYTDPLPLFARFQVETYLAGMFNPTVQLKSGGYIVIDVTEALVAVDVNSGRATKEGSIEDTATKTNLEAAEEVARQVRLRDLAGLIVIDFIDMEDRRNNAAVEKRMKDKLKTDRARIQVGRISGFGLMEMSRQRLRPGMLEATTQPCHHCHGTGLIRSDDNLALAILRQLEEEGVRRRAREVLLKAPVGIMNFLVNNKREHIAQIEARYGLSVRIEADPFLVSPDFSIERFKTATRNLRPVETAVVSADASLMDDLDEEIEALEVEEEVVVAPVVAEAPSDGPSLNEDGTPKKRRRRRRRRRGGNGGDASNSEGNNHAPQDASSDGENTAPTVDATSGADSEAPSVNSQEQVAEVSEEASGKRRRAPRRKKSDAVAEGTNETAIGDVAASETSPEVEPGGSQSDSIDTTVKKPVRKRAPRKKPVVEALADANHAEESSDNVAPVTEPPSETVQEVEKPKTPRKRAPRKPKVAAGEESTAEVAEVTSAPKPPRKRAKAVPKAKKDTIVEGVSEPVVEATSESAVLAENVPAKPKKLGWWSAGK, from the coding sequence ATGGCTAAGAAAATGCTTATCGACGCCACCCATGCAGAGGAAACTCGCGTTGTGGTGGTTGACGGAACCAAAGTTGAGGAATTTGACTTTGAGGCCGAAAACAGACGCCAGCTAGCTGGCAATATATATCTTGCAAAAGTAACGCGGGTTGAACCGTCGCTTCAGGCGGCGTTTATTGATTATGGCGGAAACCGCCATGGTTTCCTCGCTTTCTCCGAGATTCATCCGGATTACTATCAAATCCCCATAGCCGATCGCGAAGCGCTTTTGGCCGAGGAAGCTGCCTATGCTAAGTCGCTTCAGGACGATGACGAGCAACCCGACCCAAAACGTCGCCGTCGTCGCCGGAGCGGAAAAGCCGCCGAAGCCAAGTCGGGCGACGCAGTTGAGACTAAAGAAATCACAGAAGACACGCCGAAAAAAGAATCCGACGGGCCATCTAGCATGGACGTCGTCGATTTTGGCGAAGACGACGACAGCCAAAACGCCGATGCGTTTGAAGGCAGCTCTCCGATGGAATTGGTGGCCGAAACACCGGTCGATACACCCGCGGCAGACGAACCCGAAGATGAAGACACTTCGCCAGCTGTAAAAACAGACGCCTCCGACGAGGATGACTCGGATGATGGTGACGACGACGACGCGCCTTTGCAAGCGACCGACAAAGACGATAGTATCGAGTCTGTTGCAGATGAAGATGTGCAAGACGAAGTGCGCGCTCCGCGTAAATTCCGTCCACGGAAATATAAAATTCAAGAAGTGATTAAAGTTCGCCAAATTCTTTTGGTTCAAGTCGTGAAAGAAGAGCGTGGCAACAAAGGCGCCGCACTTACAACATACTTGTCTTTAGCTGGTCGCTACTGCGTCTTGATGCCGAACACCGCACGCGGTGGTGGCATTTCTCGCAAAATCACAAATATCGCTGATCGCAAAAAGCTCAAACAAATCGCGCAAGAGATCGACGTTCCAGAAGGGGCAGGGCTCATTGTGCGTACGGCCGGGGCCGAACGGACCAAGCCAGAAATCAAGCGTGACTATGAATACCTTCAACGTTTGTGGGAGCAAATTCGCTCTCTAACGCTTAAATCCATCGCTCCAGCCAAGATCTATGAAGAGGGTGATCTCGTCAAACGGACGATCCGCGACCTTTATAACAGCGAAATCGATGAGGTTTTGGTCGAAGGCGAAGCGGGCTATCGCGTGGCCAAGGACTTCATGAAAATGATCATGCCGTCCCATGCGAAAAACGTAAAACGCTACACCGATCCGTTGCCCTTGTTCGCGCGTTTCCAAGTCGAGACCTATCTCGCGGGAATGTTTAATCCGACAGTGCAGCTGAAATCGGGTGGGTACATCGTTATCGATGTGACCGAAGCACTTGTTGCTGTGGACGTGAACTCTGGTCGTGCCACAAAAGAAGGCTCAATCGAGGATACGGCCACCAAGACCAACCTTGAAGCCGCAGAAGAAGTGGCGCGTCAAGTACGCTTGCGCGATCTAGCTGGCTTGATCGTCATCGACTTCATTGACATGGAAGATCGCCGCAACAATGCAGCCGTTGAAAAACGGATGAAAGACAAATTGAAAACCGATCGCGCTCGTATTCAAGTGGGACGGATTTCTGGTTTCGGCCTTATGGAAATGTCGCGCCAGCGCTTGCGTCCGGGGATGCTCGAAGCAACCACACAACCTTGTCACCATTGTCACGGCACGGGCCTGATCCGCTCCGACGACAATCTCGCGCTCGCGATTCTACGACAGCTCGAGGAAGAGGGTGTCCGCCGTCGGGCGCGCGAAGTACTGCTCAAAGCGCCAGTGGGTATCATGAATTTCCTCGTGAATAATAAGCGCGAGCATATCGCGCAGATTGAAGCACGGTATGGTCTGTCTGTGCGCATCGAAGCTGACCCTTTCCTTGTCAGCCCAGATTTCAGCATTGAACGTTTCAAAACTGCTACGCGCAATTTGCGTCCTGTTGAAACCGCAGTTGTCTCTGCTGATGCTTCGTTGATGGATGATTTAGACGAAGAAATTGAAGCGCTGGAGGTCGAAGAAGAAGTTGTTGTGGCACCGGTTGTCGCGGAAGCTCCGAGTGACGGACCATCCCTAAACGAAGACGGAACCCCCAAGAAACGCCGTCGCCGCCGTCGTCGTCGGAGAGGTGGAAATGGTGGCGATGCCTCCAATTCCGAAGGCAACAATCATGCCCCGCAAGACGCAAGTTCGGATGGCGAAAATACAGCGCCGACTGTGGATGCAACTTCTGGCGCGGATTCGGAAGCACCGTCGGTCAACTCTCAGGAGCAGGTGGCCGAGGTTAGCGAAGAAGCTTCAGGAAAGCGTCGCCGTGCCCCGCGTCGGAAGAAATCTGATGCGGTGGCTGAGGGAACGAATGAAACGGCTATAGGCGACGTCGCAGCTTCGGAAACATCTCCAGAAGTTGAACCAGGTGGTTCACAAAGTGACTCAATTGATACGACCGTCAAAAAACCGGTGCGAAAACGTGCGCCGCGTAAAAAACCTGTGGTCGAAGCACTTGCCGATGCCAATCATGCCGAAGAAAGCAGTGACAATGTTGCACCTGTGACCGAACCTCCTTCGGAAACAGTGCAAGAGGTTGAAAAACCCAAAACACCTCGCAAACGCGCGCCGCGAAAACCAAAAGTTGCGGCTGGCGAGGAGAGTACTGCGGAAGTGGCGGAGGTGACTTCCGCGCCTAAACCGCCGCGTAAGCGCGCGAAAGCGGTTCCGAAAGCTAAGAAAGATACGATTGTTGAAGGCGTGTCCGAACCAGTAGTTGAAGCAACAAGTGAGAGTGCTGTTCTTGCAGAAAACGTTCCAGCCAAACCTAAGAAATTGGGTTGGTGGTCAGCCGGTAAATAG
- a CDS encoding sigma-54-dependent transcriptional regulator has product MAKAMKIAIVDDEKDMRQSISQWLALSGFDTETHASATEALKSVGADYPGIVVSDIRMPGMDGMALLRKLMSIDSGLPVILITGHGDVPMAVEAMRIGAYDFLEKPFNPDVMTEMAKKATQARRLTLDSRALRRELGDGGAVMKKLIGASPEMERLREDILDLGQADGHVLIEGETGTGKTLVAHALHAVGSRAGKKFKLVSCAAFEEEELARRLFGPIDDGGNQPLVEDARGGTLVLEDIEALSQGLQARLLTFMNEQGTPAETRIIAICNLQEQGKTCEDALRPDLFYRLSALKITLPPLRQRGEDILLLFTRLSEQFAEEYGCDAPQVSAQEAAQLLQSPWPGNVRQLINVAERAVLQNRRGSGTIASLLMADNDDVAPTMTTDGKPLKEYVEAFERMLIDNTMRRHKGSIVNVMEELCLPRRTLNEKMAKYTLTRSDYI; this is encoded by the coding sequence ATGGCCAAAGCCATGAAGATTGCCATCGTTGACGATGAAAAAGACATGCGTCAATCGATAAGCCAGTGGTTGGCTCTGTCGGGTTTCGACACTGAAACGCATGCCAGTGCGACAGAGGCTCTTAAATCTGTTGGGGCCGATTATCCCGGAATTGTTGTTTCCGACATTCGGATGCCTGGGATGGATGGAATGGCGCTGTTGCGCAAGTTGATGAGTATCGACTCGGGCTTGCCAGTGATCCTAATTACGGGACACGGCGATGTGCCAATGGCAGTGGAAGCGATGCGGATCGGGGCGTATGATTTCTTAGAGAAGCCTTTCAACCCTGATGTCATGACCGAAATGGCAAAAAAAGCGACACAGGCGCGTCGATTGACACTTGATAGCCGCGCATTGCGCCGCGAATTGGGCGACGGCGGAGCGGTGATGAAGAAACTCATCGGTGCCAGCCCAGAAATGGAGCGGCTGCGCGAAGATATCCTCGATCTTGGGCAAGCCGATGGCCATGTACTAATCGAGGGCGAAACGGGTACGGGTAAAACACTGGTGGCCCACGCGCTACATGCCGTCGGATCCCGTGCGGGCAAGAAATTTAAGTTGGTGTCCTGCGCTGCTTTTGAAGAAGAGGAGCTGGCGCGGCGGTTGTTTGGCCCTATTGATGACGGCGGCAACCAACCGCTGGTCGAAGACGCGCGCGGCGGCACGTTGGTGCTCGAAGATATCGAGGCCCTCAGCCAAGGGCTTCAGGCGCGTTTGCTGACGTTTATGAATGAACAGGGAACTCCCGCAGAAACGCGGATTATCGCGATTTGCAACTTGCAAGAGCAGGGGAAAACCTGTGAAGACGCCCTGCGGCCCGATCTGTTTTACCGCCTGTCTGCATTGAAAATCACCTTGCCGCCGTTGCGTCAGCGGGGCGAGGACATCCTGTTGTTGTTCACGCGCCTATCCGAACAATTCGCCGAAGAATATGGCTGTGATGCGCCTCAAGTGAGCGCCCAAGAGGCGGCGCAATTGTTGCAATCCCCTTGGCCTGGAAACGTGCGCCAGTTGATCAATGTTGCCGAACGGGCGGTCCTGCAAAACCGTCGGGGATCGGGTACGATTGCAAGCCTGCTGATGGCAGATAATGACGATGTTGCTCCGACCATGACCACCGATGGCAAGCCCCTCAAGGAATATGTGGAAGCGTTTGAGCGGATGCTGATCGACAATACAATGCGCCGCCACAAGGGTAGCATCGTAAACGTTATGGAAGAACTTTGCCTTCCCCGTCGGACGCTAAATGAGAAAATGGCCAAATACACTTTGACCAGATCGGACTATATTTAA
- the purC gene encoding phosphoribosylaminoimidazolesuccinocarboxamide synthase, whose product MARRTKIYEGKAKTLYEGPEPDTLVQYFKDDATAFNAEKKAVIDGKGVLNNRLSEYFMVGLEQIGVPTHFLKRLNMREQLIRRVEIIPLEVIVRNFAAGSFSKRMGIEEGTPMPRPIVEFSYKDDSLGDPLVPEEYVIAFGWASQQELDDIVALALRVNDFLSGVMYGVGIKLVDFKIELGRVYDGDFMRLVVADEISPDSCRLWDIETGRKLDKDVFRQDLGDLADAYTEVATRLGVMPSNVTHPSGKPTLIN is encoded by the coding sequence ATGGCACGTCGCACAAAGATTTACGAAGGCAAAGCAAAAACTCTGTATGAAGGCCCTGAGCCTGACACTTTAGTGCAGTATTTCAAGGATGATGCCACCGCTTTTAACGCCGAGAAGAAGGCTGTGATTGACGGAAAAGGTGTTCTGAATAACCGCCTGAGCGAATATTTTATGGTCGGTCTTGAGCAAATCGGCGTGCCGACTCACTTCCTCAAACGCCTCAATATGCGCGAGCAATTGATCCGTCGGGTCGAAATTATACCGCTCGAAGTAATCGTGCGCAATTTCGCTGCGGGCTCGTTTTCCAAGCGGATGGGAATCGAAGAGGGCACACCAATGCCGCGTCCGATTGTCGAGTTTTCCTACAAAGACGACTCACTTGGCGATCCATTGGTACCCGAAGAATACGTCATCGCTTTCGGCTGGGCCTCCCAGCAGGAGCTTGATGACATTGTCGCGCTTGCATTGCGGGTAAACGACTTTCTGTCGGGCGTTATGTATGGCGTTGGCATCAAGCTGGTTGATTTCAAAATCGAACTGGGCCGCGTTTATGACGGCGATTTCATGCGCCTTGTTGTGGCCGATGAAATTAGCCCTGATAGCTGTCGTTTGTGGGACATCGAGACTGGCCGTAAGCTCGACAAAGACGTCTTCCGCCAAGATCTCGGCGATTTGGCCGATGCCTATACCGAAGTGGCGACACGTTTGGGCGTTATGCCCTCCAACGTGACGCACCCTTCTGGTAAACCGACGCTGATTAATTAA